Proteins found in one Oncorhynchus tshawytscha isolate Ot180627B linkage group LG25, Otsh_v2.0, whole genome shotgun sequence genomic segment:
- the LOC112224663 gene encoding hexokinase-1 isoform X2 yields MKRLKIDEVRDDADILPHPTIDKYLYAMRFSDETLLDIMKRFRMELGNGLGQDTNPTATVKMLPTFVRSIPDGSEKGDFIALDLGGSAFRILRVKVSHEKKQTVQMESQVYDTPEDIIHGSGTQLFDHVAECLGDFMEKQNIKDKKLPVGFTFSFPCAQTKLNESFLLNWTKRFKASGVEGMDVVALLNKAIKKRGDYDADIMAVVNDTVGTMMTCGFDDQRCEVGIIIGTGTNACYMEELRHIDLVEGDEGRMCINTEWGAFGDNGMLEDIRTEFDREIDRGSLNPGKQLFEKMVSGMYMGELVRLILVKMAKEEFLFEGRITPELLTKGTIETKHVSAIEKSKEGLTKAKEILGRLGVEPSADDCIAVQHVCTIVSHRSANLIAATLGGILSRLKDNKGNPRLRTTVGIDGSLYKMHPQYARRLHKTVRRLVPESDVRFLLSESGSSKGAAMVTAVAYRLADQRRQITETLDEFRLTNDQLLEVKKRMRTEIQNGLGKKTHDSATVKMWPTYVRSTPDGSEKGDFLALDLGGTNFRVLLVKIRSGKRRTVEMHNKIYAIPMEVMQGTGEELFDHIVQCISDFLDYMGMKNTRLPLGFTFSFPCRQTSLDAGILVTWTKGFKATDCEGENVVGLLREGIKRREEFDLDVVAVVNDTVGTMMTCAYEEATCEVGLIAGTGSNACYMEEMRNIETVEGDVGRMCVNMEWGAFGDNGCLDDIRTEYDRAVDDLSLNPGKQRYEKMCSGMYLGEIVRNILIDLTKRGFLFRGQISETLKTRGIFETKFLSQIESDRLALLQVRSILQQLGLDSTCDDSIIVKEVCGTVSHRAAQLCGAGMAAVVDKIRENRGLDQMDITVGVDGTLYKLHPHFSGIMNQTVKELAPKCNVNFFLSEDGSGKGAALITAVGCRMREQEEKS; encoded by the exons ATGAAGAGATTGAAGATAGACGAAGTGAGAGATGATGCAGATATTTTACCACATCCTACT ATCGATAAGTACCTGTACGCCATGCGTTTCTCCGACGAGACGCTGTTGGACATCATGAAGCGCTTCAGGATGGAGCTGGGAAATGGGCTGGGCCAGGACACCAACCCCACAGCAACCGTCAAGATGCTGCCCACCTTCGTCAGGTCCATTCCTGACGGTTCAG AGAAGGGGGACTTCATTGCTCTGGATCTGGGAGGCTCGGCTTTCCGCATCCTGCGAGTAAAGGTGTCCCATGAGAAGAAGCAGACGGTTCAGATGGAGAGCCAGGTCTATGACACTCCTGAGGACATCATCCATGGCAGCGGCACTCAG CTGTTTGACCATGTTGCAGAGTGCCTGGGTGACTTCATGGAGAAGCAGAATATCAAGGACAAGAAGCTTCCAGTTGGCTTCACCTTTTCATTTCCCTGTGCACAAACCAAACTGAATGAg AGTTTTTTGCTCAATTGGACTAAACGCTTTAAAGCCAGTGGAGTTGAGGGAATGGACGTTGTGGCACTTCTGAACAAGGCCATCAAAAAGCGTGGG GACTATGACGCAGACATCATGGCAGTGGTCAATGACACAGTTGGAACCATGATGACCTGTGGCTTTGATGACCAGCGGTGTGAAGTTGGTATCATCATAG GCACAGGTACTAATGCTTGTTACATGGAAGAGCTGAGGCACATTGACCTGGTGGAGGGAGACGAGGGCAGGATGTGCATCAACACAGAGTGGGGAGCCTTCGGGGACAATGGGATGCTGGAGGACATTCGCACAGAGTTTGACAGAGAGATTGACCGGGGATCTCTGAATCCAGGAAAACAGCT GTTTGAGAAGATGGTCAGTGGGATGTACATGGGCGAACTTGTGCGACTCATCCTGGTCAAGATGGCCAAAGAAGAATTTTTGTTTGAGGGTCGGATAACCCCTGAACTTCTTACCAAAGGGACAATTGAAACAAAACATGTTTCTGCCATTGAAAA GAGTAAAGAAGGCCTTACCAAAGCCAAGGAGATCCTAGGTCGCCTAGGTGTAGAACCATCTGCAGATGACTGCATCGCCGTGCAGCACGTATGCACCATAGTCTCCCACAGATCAGCCAACCTCATTGCTGCCACTCTGGGTGGCATCCTCTCcaggctaaaggacaacaaagggAATCCTCGTCTTCGCACTACTGTGGGAATCGACGGCTCTCTCTACAAGATGCACCCGCA ATATGCCCGGCGTCTCCACAAAACCGTCCGCCGCCTAGTTCCTGAGTCAGATGTCCGCTTCCTGCTCTCAGAGAGTGGCAGCTCCAAGGGCGCTGCCATGGTGACCGCCGTGGCCTACCGGCTGGCTGACCAGCGTCGTCAGATCACAGAGACCCTGGATGAGTTCAGACTGACCAATGACCAGCTGCTGGAGGTAAAGAAGAGGATGAGAACGGAGATCCAGAACGGCCTGGGGAAAAAGACCCATGACAGCGCCACCGTCAAGATGTGGCCCACATATGTACGCAGCACACCGGATGGATCAG AAAAGGGTGATTTCTTGGCTTTGGATTTAGGAGGGACAAactttagagtgctgttagtaaAGATCCGCAGTGGCAAGCGGCGGACAGTAGAGATGCATAACAAAATATATGCCATTCCTATGGAGGTGATGCAGGGGACCGGAGAGGAG CTCTTTGACCACATTGTCCAGTGCATATCTGACTTCCTGGACTACATGGGCATGAAGAACACCCGCCTGCCTCTGGGCTTCACCTTCTCGTTCCCGTGTAGACAAACCAGCCTGGATGCG GGCATCCTGGTCACCTGGACCAAAGGATTCAAGGCCACTGACTGTGAAGGGGAGAATGTTGTGGGGCTTCTCAGAGAGGGGATTAAACGGAGAGAG GAGTTTGACTTGGACGTAGTGGCAGTAGTGAACGACACAGTTGGGACCATGATGACATGTGCATATGAAGAAGCCACCTGTGAGGTTGGCCTAATTGCAG GAACTGGCAGCAACGCCTGTTACATGGAGGAGATGAGGAACATTGAGACGGTGGAGGGAGATGTGGGGAGGATGTGTGTCAACATGGAGTGGGGCGCCTTCGGGGACAACGGCTGTCTGGATGACATCAGGACAGAATATGACAGAGCTGTGGATGACTTATCACTCAACCCTGGCAAGCAGAG GTATGAGAAGATGTGCAGTGGTATGTATCTAGGGGAGATTGTGCGAAACATCCTGATTGACTTGACGAAGCGTGGCTTCCTCTTCAGAGGGCAGATATCAGAGACCCTAAAGACCAGAGGCATTTTCGAAACTAAATTCCTCTCCCAGATTGAAAG TGACCGCTTGGCACTACTGCAGGTGAGGTCCATTCTGCAGCAGCTAGGTCTGGACAGCACATGTGATGACAGTATCATTGTcaaggaggtgtgtggtacagtGTCTCACCGGGCggcccagctctgtggagctgGAATGGCCGCCGTCGTCGACAAAATACGAGAGAACCGCGGGCTGGACCAAATGGACATCACCGTGGGGGTGGACGGAACGCTCTACAAGCTTCATCCACA CTTCTCGGGAATCATGAACCAGACAGTGAAAGAGTTGGCCCCTAAGTGCAATGTCAActtctttctctctgaggacgGGAGTGGCAAGGGTGCAGCCCTCATCACCGCTGTGGGATGTCGCATGCGTGAGCAGGAGGAGAAGAGCTGA
- the LOC112224663 gene encoding hexokinase-1 isoform X3, which yields MRFSDETLLDIMKRFRMELGNGLGQDTNPTATVKMLPTFVRSIPDGSEKGDFIALDLGGSAFRILRVKVSHEKKQTVQMESQVYDTPEDIIHGSGTQLFDHVAECLGDFMEKQNIKDKKLPVGFTFSFPCAQTKLNESFLLNWTKRFKASGVEGMDVVALLNKAIKKRGDYDADIMAVVNDTVGTMMTCGFDDQRCEVGIIIGTGTNACYMEELRHIDLVEGDEGRMCINTEWGAFGDNGMLEDIRTEFDREIDRGSLNPGKQLFEKMVSGMYMGELVRLILVKMAKEEFLFEGRITPELLTKGTIETKHVSAIEKSKEGLTKAKEILGRLGVEPSADDCIAVQHVCTIVSHRSANLIAATLGGILSRLKDNKGNPRLRTTVGIDGSLYKMHPQYARRLHKTVRRLVPESDVRFLLSESGSSKGAAMVTAVAYRLADQRRQITETLDEFRLTNDQLLEVKKRMRTEIQNGLGKKTHDSATVKMWPTYVRSTPDGSEKGDFLALDLGGTNFRVLLVKIRSGKRRTVEMHNKIYAIPMEVMQGTGEELFDHIVQCISDFLDYMGMKNTRLPLGFTFSFPCRQTSLDAGILVTWTKGFKATDCEGENVVGLLREGIKRREEFDLDVVAVVNDTVGTMMTCAYEEATCEVGLIAGTGSNACYMEEMRNIETVEGDVGRMCVNMEWGAFGDNGCLDDIRTEYDRAVDDLSLNPGKQRYEKMCSGMYLGEIVRNILIDLTKRGFLFRGQISETLKTRGIFETKFLSQIESDRLALLQVRSILQQLGLDSTCDDSIIVKEVCGTVSHRAAQLCGAGMAAVVDKIRENRGLDQMDITVGVDGTLYKLHPHFSGIMNQTVKELAPKCNVNFFLSEDGSGKGAALITAVGCRMREQEEKS from the exons ATGCGTTTCTCCGACGAGACGCTGTTGGACATCATGAAGCGCTTCAGGATGGAGCTGGGAAATGGGCTGGGCCAGGACACCAACCCCACAGCAACCGTCAAGATGCTGCCCACCTTCGTCAGGTCCATTCCTGACGGTTCAG AGAAGGGGGACTTCATTGCTCTGGATCTGGGAGGCTCGGCTTTCCGCATCCTGCGAGTAAAGGTGTCCCATGAGAAGAAGCAGACGGTTCAGATGGAGAGCCAGGTCTATGACACTCCTGAGGACATCATCCATGGCAGCGGCACTCAG CTGTTTGACCATGTTGCAGAGTGCCTGGGTGACTTCATGGAGAAGCAGAATATCAAGGACAAGAAGCTTCCAGTTGGCTTCACCTTTTCATTTCCCTGTGCACAAACCAAACTGAATGAg AGTTTTTTGCTCAATTGGACTAAACGCTTTAAAGCCAGTGGAGTTGAGGGAATGGACGTTGTGGCACTTCTGAACAAGGCCATCAAAAAGCGTGGG GACTATGACGCAGACATCATGGCAGTGGTCAATGACACAGTTGGAACCATGATGACCTGTGGCTTTGATGACCAGCGGTGTGAAGTTGGTATCATCATAG GCACAGGTACTAATGCTTGTTACATGGAAGAGCTGAGGCACATTGACCTGGTGGAGGGAGACGAGGGCAGGATGTGCATCAACACAGAGTGGGGAGCCTTCGGGGACAATGGGATGCTGGAGGACATTCGCACAGAGTTTGACAGAGAGATTGACCGGGGATCTCTGAATCCAGGAAAACAGCT GTTTGAGAAGATGGTCAGTGGGATGTACATGGGCGAACTTGTGCGACTCATCCTGGTCAAGATGGCCAAAGAAGAATTTTTGTTTGAGGGTCGGATAACCCCTGAACTTCTTACCAAAGGGACAATTGAAACAAAACATGTTTCTGCCATTGAAAA GAGTAAAGAAGGCCTTACCAAAGCCAAGGAGATCCTAGGTCGCCTAGGTGTAGAACCATCTGCAGATGACTGCATCGCCGTGCAGCACGTATGCACCATAGTCTCCCACAGATCAGCCAACCTCATTGCTGCCACTCTGGGTGGCATCCTCTCcaggctaaaggacaacaaagggAATCCTCGTCTTCGCACTACTGTGGGAATCGACGGCTCTCTCTACAAGATGCACCCGCA ATATGCCCGGCGTCTCCACAAAACCGTCCGCCGCCTAGTTCCTGAGTCAGATGTCCGCTTCCTGCTCTCAGAGAGTGGCAGCTCCAAGGGCGCTGCCATGGTGACCGCCGTGGCCTACCGGCTGGCTGACCAGCGTCGTCAGATCACAGAGACCCTGGATGAGTTCAGACTGACCAATGACCAGCTGCTGGAGGTAAAGAAGAGGATGAGAACGGAGATCCAGAACGGCCTGGGGAAAAAGACCCATGACAGCGCCACCGTCAAGATGTGGCCCACATATGTACGCAGCACACCGGATGGATCAG AAAAGGGTGATTTCTTGGCTTTGGATTTAGGAGGGACAAactttagagtgctgttagtaaAGATCCGCAGTGGCAAGCGGCGGACAGTAGAGATGCATAACAAAATATATGCCATTCCTATGGAGGTGATGCAGGGGACCGGAGAGGAG CTCTTTGACCACATTGTCCAGTGCATATCTGACTTCCTGGACTACATGGGCATGAAGAACACCCGCCTGCCTCTGGGCTTCACCTTCTCGTTCCCGTGTAGACAAACCAGCCTGGATGCG GGCATCCTGGTCACCTGGACCAAAGGATTCAAGGCCACTGACTGTGAAGGGGAGAATGTTGTGGGGCTTCTCAGAGAGGGGATTAAACGGAGAGAG GAGTTTGACTTGGACGTAGTGGCAGTAGTGAACGACACAGTTGGGACCATGATGACATGTGCATATGAAGAAGCCACCTGTGAGGTTGGCCTAATTGCAG GAACTGGCAGCAACGCCTGTTACATGGAGGAGATGAGGAACATTGAGACGGTGGAGGGAGATGTGGGGAGGATGTGTGTCAACATGGAGTGGGGCGCCTTCGGGGACAACGGCTGTCTGGATGACATCAGGACAGAATATGACAGAGCTGTGGATGACTTATCACTCAACCCTGGCAAGCAGAG GTATGAGAAGATGTGCAGTGGTATGTATCTAGGGGAGATTGTGCGAAACATCCTGATTGACTTGACGAAGCGTGGCTTCCTCTTCAGAGGGCAGATATCAGAGACCCTAAAGACCAGAGGCATTTTCGAAACTAAATTCCTCTCCCAGATTGAAAG TGACCGCTTGGCACTACTGCAGGTGAGGTCCATTCTGCAGCAGCTAGGTCTGGACAGCACATGTGATGACAGTATCATTGTcaaggaggtgtgtggtacagtGTCTCACCGGGCggcccagctctgtggagctgGAATGGCCGCCGTCGTCGACAAAATACGAGAGAACCGCGGGCTGGACCAAATGGACATCACCGTGGGGGTGGACGGAACGCTCTACAAGCTTCATCCACA CTTCTCGGGAATCATGAACCAGACAGTGAAAGAGTTGGCCCCTAAGTGCAATGTCAActtctttctctctgaggacgGGAGTGGCAAGGGTGCAGCCCTCATCACCGCTGTGGGATGTCGCATGCGTGAGCAGGAGGAGAAGAGCTGA
- the LOC112224663 gene encoding hexokinase-1 isoform X1, with product MIAAQLLAYFFTELKDDKVKKIDKYLYAMRFSDETLLDIMKRFRMELGNGLGQDTNPTATVKMLPTFVRSIPDGSEKGDFIALDLGGSAFRILRVKVSHEKKQTVQMESQVYDTPEDIIHGSGTQLFDHVAECLGDFMEKQNIKDKKLPVGFTFSFPCAQTKLNESFLLNWTKRFKASGVEGMDVVALLNKAIKKRGDYDADIMAVVNDTVGTMMTCGFDDQRCEVGIIIGTGTNACYMEELRHIDLVEGDEGRMCINTEWGAFGDNGMLEDIRTEFDREIDRGSLNPGKQLFEKMVSGMYMGELVRLILVKMAKEEFLFEGRITPELLTKGTIETKHVSAIEKSKEGLTKAKEILGRLGVEPSADDCIAVQHVCTIVSHRSANLIAATLGGILSRLKDNKGNPRLRTTVGIDGSLYKMHPQYARRLHKTVRRLVPESDVRFLLSESGSSKGAAMVTAVAYRLADQRRQITETLDEFRLTNDQLLEVKKRMRTEIQNGLGKKTHDSATVKMWPTYVRSTPDGSEKGDFLALDLGGTNFRVLLVKIRSGKRRTVEMHNKIYAIPMEVMQGTGEELFDHIVQCISDFLDYMGMKNTRLPLGFTFSFPCRQTSLDAGILVTWTKGFKATDCEGENVVGLLREGIKRREEFDLDVVAVVNDTVGTMMTCAYEEATCEVGLIAGTGSNACYMEEMRNIETVEGDVGRMCVNMEWGAFGDNGCLDDIRTEYDRAVDDLSLNPGKQRYEKMCSGMYLGEIVRNILIDLTKRGFLFRGQISETLKTRGIFETKFLSQIESDRLALLQVRSILQQLGLDSTCDDSIIVKEVCGTVSHRAAQLCGAGMAAVVDKIRENRGLDQMDITVGVDGTLYKLHPHFSGIMNQTVKELAPKCNVNFFLSEDGSGKGAALITAVGCRMREQEEKS from the exons ATGATAGCAGCACAGCTTCTGGCCTACTTCTTCACTGAGTTGAAGGATGATAAAGTCAAAAAG ATCGATAAGTACCTGTACGCCATGCGTTTCTCCGACGAGACGCTGTTGGACATCATGAAGCGCTTCAGGATGGAGCTGGGAAATGGGCTGGGCCAGGACACCAACCCCACAGCAACCGTCAAGATGCTGCCCACCTTCGTCAGGTCCATTCCTGACGGTTCAG AGAAGGGGGACTTCATTGCTCTGGATCTGGGAGGCTCGGCTTTCCGCATCCTGCGAGTAAAGGTGTCCCATGAGAAGAAGCAGACGGTTCAGATGGAGAGCCAGGTCTATGACACTCCTGAGGACATCATCCATGGCAGCGGCACTCAG CTGTTTGACCATGTTGCAGAGTGCCTGGGTGACTTCATGGAGAAGCAGAATATCAAGGACAAGAAGCTTCCAGTTGGCTTCACCTTTTCATTTCCCTGTGCACAAACCAAACTGAATGAg AGTTTTTTGCTCAATTGGACTAAACGCTTTAAAGCCAGTGGAGTTGAGGGAATGGACGTTGTGGCACTTCTGAACAAGGCCATCAAAAAGCGTGGG GACTATGACGCAGACATCATGGCAGTGGTCAATGACACAGTTGGAACCATGATGACCTGTGGCTTTGATGACCAGCGGTGTGAAGTTGGTATCATCATAG GCACAGGTACTAATGCTTGTTACATGGAAGAGCTGAGGCACATTGACCTGGTGGAGGGAGACGAGGGCAGGATGTGCATCAACACAGAGTGGGGAGCCTTCGGGGACAATGGGATGCTGGAGGACATTCGCACAGAGTTTGACAGAGAGATTGACCGGGGATCTCTGAATCCAGGAAAACAGCT GTTTGAGAAGATGGTCAGTGGGATGTACATGGGCGAACTTGTGCGACTCATCCTGGTCAAGATGGCCAAAGAAGAATTTTTGTTTGAGGGTCGGATAACCCCTGAACTTCTTACCAAAGGGACAATTGAAACAAAACATGTTTCTGCCATTGAAAA GAGTAAAGAAGGCCTTACCAAAGCCAAGGAGATCCTAGGTCGCCTAGGTGTAGAACCATCTGCAGATGACTGCATCGCCGTGCAGCACGTATGCACCATAGTCTCCCACAGATCAGCCAACCTCATTGCTGCCACTCTGGGTGGCATCCTCTCcaggctaaaggacaacaaagggAATCCTCGTCTTCGCACTACTGTGGGAATCGACGGCTCTCTCTACAAGATGCACCCGCA ATATGCCCGGCGTCTCCACAAAACCGTCCGCCGCCTAGTTCCTGAGTCAGATGTCCGCTTCCTGCTCTCAGAGAGTGGCAGCTCCAAGGGCGCTGCCATGGTGACCGCCGTGGCCTACCGGCTGGCTGACCAGCGTCGTCAGATCACAGAGACCCTGGATGAGTTCAGACTGACCAATGACCAGCTGCTGGAGGTAAAGAAGAGGATGAGAACGGAGATCCAGAACGGCCTGGGGAAAAAGACCCATGACAGCGCCACCGTCAAGATGTGGCCCACATATGTACGCAGCACACCGGATGGATCAG AAAAGGGTGATTTCTTGGCTTTGGATTTAGGAGGGACAAactttagagtgctgttagtaaAGATCCGCAGTGGCAAGCGGCGGACAGTAGAGATGCATAACAAAATATATGCCATTCCTATGGAGGTGATGCAGGGGACCGGAGAGGAG CTCTTTGACCACATTGTCCAGTGCATATCTGACTTCCTGGACTACATGGGCATGAAGAACACCCGCCTGCCTCTGGGCTTCACCTTCTCGTTCCCGTGTAGACAAACCAGCCTGGATGCG GGCATCCTGGTCACCTGGACCAAAGGATTCAAGGCCACTGACTGTGAAGGGGAGAATGTTGTGGGGCTTCTCAGAGAGGGGATTAAACGGAGAGAG GAGTTTGACTTGGACGTAGTGGCAGTAGTGAACGACACAGTTGGGACCATGATGACATGTGCATATGAAGAAGCCACCTGTGAGGTTGGCCTAATTGCAG GAACTGGCAGCAACGCCTGTTACATGGAGGAGATGAGGAACATTGAGACGGTGGAGGGAGATGTGGGGAGGATGTGTGTCAACATGGAGTGGGGCGCCTTCGGGGACAACGGCTGTCTGGATGACATCAGGACAGAATATGACAGAGCTGTGGATGACTTATCACTCAACCCTGGCAAGCAGAG GTATGAGAAGATGTGCAGTGGTATGTATCTAGGGGAGATTGTGCGAAACATCCTGATTGACTTGACGAAGCGTGGCTTCCTCTTCAGAGGGCAGATATCAGAGACCCTAAAGACCAGAGGCATTTTCGAAACTAAATTCCTCTCCCAGATTGAAAG TGACCGCTTGGCACTACTGCAGGTGAGGTCCATTCTGCAGCAGCTAGGTCTGGACAGCACATGTGATGACAGTATCATTGTcaaggaggtgtgtggtacagtGTCTCACCGGGCggcccagctctgtggagctgGAATGGCCGCCGTCGTCGACAAAATACGAGAGAACCGCGGGCTGGACCAAATGGACATCACCGTGGGGGTGGACGGAACGCTCTACAAGCTTCATCCACA CTTCTCGGGAATCATGAACCAGACAGTGAAAGAGTTGGCCCCTAAGTGCAATGTCAActtctttctctctgaggacgGGAGTGGCAAGGGTGCAGCCCTCATCACCGCTGTGGGATGTCGCATGCGTGAGCAGGAGGAGAAGAGCTGA